A stretch of the Arthrobacter stackebrandtii genome encodes the following:
- a CDS encoding LytR C-terminal domain-containing protein, protein MTERSGALAVTVFLGTAAVLAGAIAAVAGIGLNSAASKILPAPPPACPTAGIEAAPLAGLSVKIHNAAHVEGLAAGMATRLKAHGITVESVGNRDAPELAASGADVVITAPSGNLAPAMALQGLFPRSVFLLEDGEAGTSLYLTSEKPAMADAPVGGMGTLRCSVGTPAPTP, encoded by the coding sequence GTGACGGAGCGGTCAGGGGCATTGGCTGTCACCGTGTTCCTTGGCACCGCCGCCGTCCTTGCCGGCGCCATTGCGGCCGTTGCCGGAATCGGCCTGAACTCGGCAGCCTCGAAGATCCTCCCCGCTCCGCCTCCCGCCTGTCCCACCGCGGGCATCGAAGCGGCACCCTTGGCTGGATTGTCGGTCAAGATTCACAATGCCGCACACGTGGAAGGGCTGGCGGCCGGCATGGCCACGCGGCTCAAGGCCCACGGCATCACCGTGGAGTCGGTGGGCAACAGGGATGCTCCCGAGCTGGCTGCGTCCGGGGCCGATGTCGTCATCACTGCCCCCTCCGGGAATCTCGCCCCGGCCATGGCCCTCCAGGGCTTGTTTCCCCGGTCTGTGTTTCTGCTGGAAGACGGCGAAGCCGGCACCAGCCTCTACCTCACATCCGAGAAGCCTGCCATGGCGGACGCACCGGTGGGCGGAATGGGCACGCTGCGCTGCTCGGTCGGCACTCCAGCACCGACGCCCTGA
- a CDS encoding DUF3073 domain-containing protein has protein sequence MGRGRQKAKATKQARDIKYYSPNTDYSALQRELGGASRRTSSHHSDVPAEPDYSAYEDKYADQFEDDDDVDSRRIG, from the coding sequence ATGGGGCGCGGCCGTCAAAAGGCGAAGGCAACCAAGCAGGCTCGGGACATCAAGTACTACTCCCCGAACACTGATTATTCCGCTCTGCAGCGAGAGCTCGGTGGAGCATCTCGGCGAACTTCGAGCCATCACAGCGATGTACCGGCTGAGCCGGACTATTCGGCGTACGAAGACAAGTATGCGGATCAGTTTGAGGACGACGACGATGTGGACTCCCGCCGAATCGGCTAG
- a CDS encoding response regulator transcription factor gives MARILLVEDDPDINAAFRLALAQRGHSVHGVFLGHDGVSLATADPAPELVVLDLMLPDLDGREVCRRIREVSTIPIIMMTARGDDADVVLGLESGADDYVVKPVEPYLLDARIRALLRRSSLPAAPVGGGDVAASGTLVLDRKSLVTTKNGETVPLTATETRLLLELSNHRGQVRSRVQLLREVWGTDYLNESRIVDACIQRLRSKIEDEPAQPKIIATVRGFGYRFDGD, from the coding sequence ATGGCCAGAATCCTGCTGGTGGAAGACGACCCCGACATCAACGCGGCCTTCCGCCTGGCCCTGGCGCAGCGCGGCCACAGTGTCCACGGCGTTTTCCTGGGGCACGACGGCGTATCCCTGGCCACCGCCGACCCCGCACCCGAGCTGGTGGTCCTGGACCTCATGCTGCCGGACCTTGACGGGCGTGAGGTGTGCCGCCGGATCCGTGAGGTGTCCACCATTCCGATCATCATGATGACAGCGCGCGGTGACGATGCCGACGTCGTGCTTGGCCTGGAATCCGGGGCGGATGACTACGTGGTCAAGCCGGTTGAGCCCTACTTGCTCGACGCGCGGATCCGCGCCCTGCTGCGCCGCTCCTCCCTACCTGCGGCGCCGGTGGGCGGCGGCGACGTGGCGGCCAGCGGCACGCTTGTGCTGGACCGGAAGTCGCTGGTCACCACGAAAAACGGCGAAACTGTGCCGCTGACGGCCACCGAAACCCGCCTGCTGCTCGAACTGTCCAACCACCGCGGGCAGGTGCGCAGCCGGGTGCAGTTGCTGCGTGAGGTCTGGGGCACCGACTACCTGAACGAGTCCCGCATAGTGGATGCCTGCATCCAGCGGCTGCGCAGCAAGATTGAGGACGAGCCCGCCCAGCCGAAGATCATTGCCACAGTCCGCGGATTTGGCTACAGATTCGACGGCGACTGA
- a CDS encoding MerR family transcriptional regulator, with protein MSTNEAPTDWSIQEIAALAGTTSRTLRHYGTIGLLQPSRIASNGYRHYNQGALVRLQRILLLRELGLGLPAIAEVLAQEGSAAAALRTHVALLRGEQERLSRLIASVEKTIAAEAAGEEIMAKDMLDGFNHTVHKEEVEQRWGKEAYARSDAWWKGKKPAEQAEWKNLVAALNADWIAALASGTTADSAVAQNLARRHVEWLASVPGTPAATPGGDIRSYVLGLGEMYVADERFAANYGGLEGAKFVRDTLRLYAEREL; from the coding sequence ATGAGCACCAATGAGGCCCCGACCGACTGGTCGATCCAGGAAATTGCCGCACTTGCAGGAACCACCAGCCGGACATTGCGCCACTACGGAACGATCGGGCTGCTGCAGCCAAGCCGGATTGCCAGCAACGGGTACCGGCACTACAACCAGGGCGCACTGGTGAGGCTGCAGCGAATTCTGCTGCTGCGCGAACTCGGACTCGGACTGCCGGCCATCGCCGAGGTGCTGGCGCAGGAAGGTTCGGCGGCAGCGGCATTGCGCACCCACGTTGCATTGCTGCGGGGCGAACAGGAACGGCTGTCGCGGCTCATCGCGTCAGTTGAAAAGACCATTGCAGCAGAGGCTGCGGGAGAGGAAATCATGGCAAAGGACATGCTGGACGGTTTTAACCACACCGTTCACAAGGAAGAAGTGGAGCAGCGCTGGGGCAAGGAAGCCTATGCCCGCAGCGACGCATGGTGGAAGGGGAAGAAGCCTGCCGAACAGGCAGAGTGGAAGAACCTCGTTGCGGCGCTGAACGCGGACTGGATTGCCGCATTGGCCAGTGGCACCACGGCCGACTCCGCAGTGGCACAGAACCTGGCGCGGCGGCACGTTGAGTGGCTGGCATCGGTTCCGGGAACGCCAGCAGCAACTCCGGGCGGCGATATTCGCAGCTATGTGCTGGGGTTGGGCGAAATGTACGTTGCCGATGAGCGCTTTGCCGCGAACTACGGCGGCCTTGAGGGCGCCAAGTTCGTTCGCGACACCCTGCGCCTGTACGCGGAGCGGGAGCTGTAG
- a CDS encoding D-alanyl-D-alanine carboxypeptidase family protein, with the protein MQTFTQRFMVLLTAALLALTTAVTGCAALDLSRPAAPPTTALEVEWPSADSSLVLLSGGTPEVNHPDGKPRPTASTAKLITTLTVLAKHPLAAGQQGPSLALDAGDVERYERTVAEGGSSLLVHDGMVMTQYAMLEAMLLPSANNVADSMALWAFGSMEAYRAAATELVRSLGMDSTTIGSDASGFSPTTTSTAGDLALLARAAMGEPVIAEIAAQASAVIPGYGPVHNTNTLLGTSGIVGLKTGTSPQAGGVFMFAAQVSLKGVPTMVVGAVMGAGKSSTTAMEAARRLLDSVGGSVAPVGQHQ; encoded by the coding sequence ATGCAAACATTCACCCAACGATTCATGGTCCTGCTGACCGCCGCGCTGCTGGCCCTGACCACCGCCGTCACCGGCTGTGCGGCACTGGACCTCAGCCGGCCGGCTGCGCCGCCAACAACGGCCTTGGAGGTGGAGTGGCCCTCCGCAGACAGCAGCCTGGTCCTGCTGTCCGGCGGAACGCCCGAGGTAAACCATCCCGACGGCAAGCCCCGCCCCACGGCCAGCACGGCGAAGCTGATCACCACGTTGACGGTGCTGGCGAAGCATCCGCTCGCGGCCGGGCAGCAGGGGCCGTCCCTGGCCCTGGATGCAGGGGATGTGGAGCGCTACGAACGCACCGTCGCGGAAGGCGGAAGCTCCCTGCTGGTCCACGACGGGATGGTCATGACCCAGTACGCCATGCTTGAGGCGATGCTGCTGCCGTCGGCCAACAATGTGGCGGATTCCATGGCGCTGTGGGCCTTTGGCTCCATGGAGGCGTACCGTGCAGCGGCCACCGAACTGGTGCGGTCGCTGGGCATGGACTCCACCACCATTGGCAGCGATGCCAGCGGCTTCTCACCCACCACCACCAGCACGGCCGGCGACCTGGCACTGCTGGCCCGAGCCGCCATGGGCGAACCCGTCATTGCTGAAATCGCAGCTCAGGCATCAGCAGTGATTCCCGGATACGGCCCGGTGCACAACACGAACACCCTGCTGGGAACCTCCGGGATCGTGGGGCTGAAGACGGGAACCAGTCCGCAGGCCGGCGGCGTGTTCATGTTCGCCGCCCAGGTTTCGCTCAAGGGTGTGCCGACCATGGTGGTAGGCGCTGTCATGGGGGCTGGAAAGTCCTCCACCACGGCCATGGAAGCGGCCCGGCGGCTGCTGGACTCCGTCGGCGGGTCCGTCGCACCCGTGGGGCAGCACCAGTGA
- the clpB gene encoding ATP-dependent chaperone ClpB, producing MDAKFTTKSQEALSAAAMNASTAGNPTVEPAHLLKALMDQRQGVAVALLKAAGVDPDEVSVGASTAIRNLPSSSGTSVAQAQLSRNTLLAVQAAQQAAERMGDSYVSTEHLLLGLSDDAGATGSALRQAGATRAALDAALPSVRGDGKVTTPDPENTFEALSKFGVDMTAIARSGKLDPVIGRDAEIRRVVQVLSRRTKNNPVLIGEPGVGKTAVVEGLAQRMVAGDVPESLRGKTLISLDLSAMVAGAKYRGEFEERLKAVLEEIKASDGQIVTFIDEIHTVVGAGASEGAMDAGNMLKPMLARGELRLIGATTLDEYRENIEKDPALERRFQQVFVGEPSVDDTIGILRGLKERYEAHHKVAIADSALVAAATLSNRYISGRQLPDKAIDLMDEAASRLRMEIDSAPEEIDQLRRAVDRLTMEELALSGESDPASIERLEALRADMADKKEELAGLNARWEAEKAGLNRVGELKAKLDELRSVADKAQRDGDLEQASRILYGEMPALQRELEAAAAEEESIDKPELMVAEEVTADDIAEVISAWTGIPAGRMLQGESQKLLQMEHVLGSRLIGQSSAVTAVSDAVRRARAGISDPDRPTGSFLFLGPTGVGKTELAKSLADFLFDDERAMIRIDMSEYSEKHSVSRLVGAPPGYVGYDEGGQLTEAVRRRPYSVVLLDEVEKAHPEVFDILLQVFDDGRLTDGQGRTVDFRNVIIVMTSNLGSQFLVDPSLNEEQKHAAVMSVVESSFKPEFLNRLDEIVMFDALSVEQLSKIVDLQVQALASRLYERRLTLEVSDAAKAWLALTGYDPAYGARPLRRLVQRQIGDRLAKEILAGTIMDGDTVLVDAAADFDELDMDSAGSAGLTVSRK from the coding sequence TTGGACGCCAAATTCACCACGAAGAGCCAGGAGGCTCTTTCCGCCGCCGCCATGAACGCCTCCACCGCCGGCAACCCCACCGTGGAGCCCGCGCACCTGCTCAAGGCCCTCATGGACCAGCGCCAGGGCGTGGCCGTCGCCCTCTTGAAGGCCGCCGGCGTCGACCCGGATGAGGTCAGTGTCGGTGCCAGCACGGCCATTCGCAACCTCCCGTCGTCGTCAGGCACGTCCGTGGCCCAGGCCCAGCTCAGCCGCAACACCCTCCTCGCGGTGCAGGCTGCACAGCAGGCCGCCGAGCGCATGGGGGACAGCTACGTTTCCACTGAACACCTGCTGTTGGGGCTGTCGGACGACGCCGGAGCAACAGGAAGTGCCTTGCGCCAGGCAGGTGCCACCCGGGCCGCACTCGATGCCGCGCTGCCGAGCGTGCGCGGCGACGGCAAGGTCACCACGCCCGATCCGGAGAACACCTTCGAGGCCCTGTCCAAGTTCGGCGTGGACATGACTGCCATTGCCCGCTCCGGCAAGCTTGACCCCGTGATCGGCCGCGACGCGGAGATCCGCCGCGTGGTGCAGGTCTTGAGCCGGCGCACCAAGAACAACCCCGTGCTCATCGGCGAGCCCGGCGTGGGCAAGACAGCCGTCGTCGAGGGCTTGGCCCAGCGCATGGTGGCCGGCGACGTGCCGGAATCCCTGCGCGGCAAGACCCTCATCAGCCTGGACCTGTCTGCCATGGTGGCCGGGGCCAAGTACCGCGGCGAGTTTGAGGAGCGGCTCAAGGCTGTCCTGGAGGAAATCAAGGCCTCCGACGGGCAGATCGTCACGTTCATCGACGAGATCCACACCGTGGTTGGCGCCGGTGCCTCCGAGGGTGCCATGGACGCCGGCAACATGCTCAAGCCCATGCTGGCCCGCGGCGAGCTGCGCCTGATCGGTGCCACCACGCTGGATGAGTACCGCGAAAACATTGAGAAGGACCCGGCGTTGGAGCGCCGCTTCCAGCAGGTGTTCGTGGGCGAGCCCAGCGTCGATGACACGATCGGCATTCTGCGTGGGCTGAAGGAGCGCTACGAGGCTCACCACAAGGTGGCCATCGCGGACTCCGCCCTGGTTGCCGCCGCGACCCTGTCGAACCGCTACATCAGCGGCCGCCAGCTGCCGGACAAGGCCATCGACCTGATGGACGAGGCCGCGTCCCGGCTGCGCATGGAGATCGACTCCGCACCGGAGGAGATTGACCAGCTGCGCCGCGCCGTGGACCGCCTGACCATGGAGGAGCTGGCCCTGAGCGGGGAAAGCGATCCCGCCTCAATTGAACGCCTGGAAGCGCTGCGCGCCGACATGGCTGACAAGAAGGAGGAGCTGGCCGGGCTCAACGCGCGCTGGGAGGCCGAGAAGGCCGGACTTAACCGGGTGGGTGAATTGAAGGCGAAGCTGGACGAGCTGCGCTCCGTGGCCGACAAGGCCCAGCGGGACGGCGACCTCGAGCAGGCCTCGCGGATCCTCTACGGTGAAATGCCCGCCCTGCAGCGCGAGCTGGAGGCGGCCGCCGCCGAGGAGGAATCCATCGACAAGCCCGAGTTGATGGTGGCTGAGGAGGTCACTGCCGATGACATCGCAGAGGTCATCTCCGCCTGGACCGGCATCCCCGCCGGGCGCATGCTGCAAGGTGAAAGCCAGAAGCTGCTCCAGATGGAACATGTCCTGGGTTCACGCCTGATCGGCCAGTCCTCCGCAGTGACGGCAGTTTCCGACGCCGTCCGCCGCGCCAGGGCCGGCATCAGCGACCCGGACCGCCCCACGGGTTCCTTCCTGTTCCTGGGACCCACGGGCGTTGGCAAGACGGAGCTGGCCAAGTCGTTGGCCGATTTCCTCTTCGACGACGAACGCGCCATGATCCGCATCGACATGAGCGAGTACTCGGAGAAGCACTCGGTCTCGCGGCTGGTCGGAGCCCCTCCGGGATACGTGGGCTACGACGAGGGCGGGCAGCTGACGGAGGCCGTGCGCCGTCGTCCGTACTCCGTGGTGCTGCTCGACGAGGTGGAGAAGGCGCATCCGGAAGTCTTTGACATCCTTTTGCAGGTGTTCGACGACGGCCGGCTCACCGACGGGCAGGGACGCACTGTCGACTTCCGCAACGTCATCATCGTGATGACCAGCAACCTCGGCTCGCAGTTCCTAGTGGACCCCTCGCTGAACGAGGAGCAAAAGCACGCGGCCGTCATGTCCGTCGTGGAGTCCTCGTTCAAGCCGGAGTTCCTGAACCGCCTCGACGAGATCGTCATGTTTGATGCGTTGAGCGTGGAGCAGCTCTCGAAGATTGTTGACCTGCAGGTGCAGGCCCTGGCTTCGAGGCTGTACGAACGCCGCCTGACCCTGGAGGTGAGCGATGCCGCCAAGGCGTGGCTGGCCCTGACCGGCTACGACCCCGCCTACGGCGCCCGCCCGCTGCGCCGGCTCGTCCAGCGCCAGATTGGCGACCGTCTCGCCAAGGAAATCCTGGCCGGGACCATTATGGACGGGGACACCGTCCTGGTGGACGCGGCCGCCGACTTCGACGAGCTGGACATGGACTCGGCCGGCAGCGCCGGATTGACTGTCAGCCGAAAGTAG
- a CDS encoding helix-turn-helix transcriptional regulator, with product MKNQIAESRKSAGWSQEQLASALGVSRQTVIALERGKYNPSLPLAFRLARTFETTIEDLFIFSEENQDE from the coding sequence GTGAAGAACCAGATTGCCGAATCACGGAAGTCCGCCGGCTGGTCGCAGGAACAATTAGCCTCCGCCCTGGGGGTCTCGCGCCAGACGGTCATTGCCCTGGAACGCGGTAAGTACAACCCGAGCCTCCCACTGGCCTTCCGGCTGGCTCGGACTTTTGAGACCACCATCGAAGACCTGTTCATTTTCAGCGAGGAAAACCAGGACGAGTAG